A genomic segment from Spirosoma sp. SC4-14 encodes:
- a CDS encoding MBL fold metallo-hydrolase: protein MITALTSTKSNFAGDLNIKIFNSGENAIFPVTSTIIYGEKDAILIDAQFQKQYVLELIEEINALGKNLLVVYISHSDPDYYFGLDEIKKAFPNANIVSSAQTAYLISASKDQKFAIWEGQLKSDAPTEVITPQATSLLPDLEGNKIEIITTKNDPAHSFLWISSSKTIIGGISVNLEGSHIWMADTNNVAAIDAWIAQLDKMKSLHPEKVIPSHFIYYNDSPKSIDFTKQYLVDYKNAADSRSGAELAVEMEKKYPTFVGRDMLEMGAKVFKGELNWDLKSPYPAIGNKVEVNFGEISFVLNFVDNKQMSFEGQGGATDSVDYTATEIAKNIFMVYWHEPHVGDNVVHVQDYNQSIVYTNIASRSGEFFHLKGTLKIVD, encoded by the coding sequence ATGATAACAGCACTGACATCTACAAAGTCAAACTTTGCAGGAGATTTAAACATAAAAATTTTTAATTCAGGAGAAAATGCCATTTTTCCAGTCACATCAACCATCATTTATGGCGAAAAAGATGCCATTTTGATTGATGCTCAATTTCAAAAACAATACGTACTAGAACTAATTGAGGAAATAAACGCCTTAGGCAAAAACCTACTTGTGGTTTACATTTCGCACAGCGATCCCGATTATTATTTTGGTTTAGATGAAATAAAAAAAGCATTCCCAAACGCAAACATTGTTTCTTCAGCCCAAACTGCTTATCTTATTTCGGCTTCAAAAGATCAAAAATTTGCTATTTGGGAAGGGCAGCTAAAAAGTGATGCACCAACAGAAGTCATTACCCCCCAAGCTACCTCTTTATTGCCCGATTTGGAGGGAAATAAAATTGAAATTATCACTACAAAGAATGACCCTGCACACAGTTTTTTATGGATTTCATCTTCAAAAACAATTATAGGCGGCATTTCAGTAAATCTCGAAGGTTCCCATATTTGGATGGCTGACACCAATAATGTAGCAGCAATCGATGCCTGGATTGCTCAACTCGACAAGATGAAATCGCTTCATCCAGAAAAAGTAATTCCTTCACATTTTATTTATTATAACGATAGTCCAAAAAGTATAGATTTTACAAAACAATATTTAGTTGATTACAAAAATGCAGCAGACAGCAGAAGTGGGGCAGAACTGGCTGTGGAGATGGAGAAAAAATACCCAACGTTTGTTGGAAGAGATATGTTAGAAATGGGTGCAAAAGTGTTTAAGGGAGAATTAAACTGGGATTTGAAATCGCCCTATCCGGCAATTGGCAATAAGGTGGAAGTAAATTTTGGTGAAATTTCATTTGTATTAAACTTTGTAGACAATAAGCAGATGTCTTTTGAGGGCCAAGGCGGAGCAACGGATTCGGTAGATTACACCGCAACCGAAATTGCCAAAAATATATTTATGGTGTATTGGCACGAACCGCATGTTGGAGATAATGTTGTTCACGTTCAGGATTATAATCAAAGTATAGTGTACACTAATATTGCCAGTAGGAGTGGAGAATTTTTTCACCTCAAAGGCACATTAAAAATAGTTGATTAA
- a CDS encoding luciferase family protein, with translation MTLEEKGRIVPPPTMSAYPQMVSLVIQQWKNIISASHWDLYDNSKVDGADFYVGKNELGHIHLDGSVHLATTYELRIPLIENNLAQKFSYGGEYEGWVQFKIPTKNDAKQAIWLFQLNYERLMGIPIETLIYKINKQNIN, from the coding sequence ATGACACTCGAAGAAAAAGGACGTATCGTTCCTCCTCCAACAATGAGTGCTTACCCACAAATGGTAAGCCTTGTAATTCAACAATGGAAAAATATTATTTCAGCATCTCATTGGGATTTGTATGATAACTCAAAAGTTGATGGAGCGGATTTTTATGTAGGCAAAAATGAATTGGGACACATTCACTTAGACGGTTCAGTTCACTTGGCAACAACTTATGAATTACGAATACCATTAATTGAAAATAATCTTGCACAAAAATTTTCTTATGGTGGTGAATACGAAGGTTGGGTACAATTCAAAATCCCAACTAAAAACGATGCAAAACAAGCAATATGGCTTTTTCAATTAAATTATGAAAGGCTTATGGGTATTCCTATTGAAACTTTAATTTATAAAATAAACAAACAAAACATCAATTAA
- a CDS encoding sigma-70 family RNA polymerase sigma factor has product MKKPSFVDTKLNQPVPASENVQEDAVWEAFKQGDSRAFTDLVNTHYPLLLKYGLRICVKRELVKDCLHNLFIDIWNRRERLEEIRSIKAYLLTSLRRQLYKEVQRSRLTRGSEDLPESYDFQVQFAIESDIIDSETNAENLLKLRSNLQQLSKRQREAIYLRFYQDLAYEDIAQVMAINQHSAVNLVYEALKLLRRHWRMVVFMLYLPYI; this is encoded by the coding sequence ATGAAAAAGCCCAGCTTTGTTGATACTAAACTCAACCAGCCAGTCCCGGCATCTGAAAATGTTCAGGAAGATGCAGTATGGGAGGCTTTTAAGCAGGGCGACAGTCGGGCATTCACGGATTTGGTAAATACGCATTATCCCCTTTTGTTGAAATATGGATTACGAATCTGTGTGAAACGGGAATTGGTAAAAGATTGCCTGCATAATCTCTTTATCGATATCTGGAACCGTCGCGAACGGCTGGAGGAAATCCGTTCTATAAAAGCGTATTTATTGACGTCCCTGCGTCGCCAGCTTTACAAAGAGGTTCAGCGCTCGCGACTCACCCGTGGGTCTGAAGATCTGCCTGAATCGTACGACTTTCAAGTTCAGTTCGCCATCGAATCTGATATTATTGACAGTGAAACGAATGCCGAAAATCTGCTGAAACTTCGTTCCAATCTTCAGCAACTCTCCAAACGGCAGCGGGAAGCCATCTACTTACGCTTTTACCAGGATCTTGCGTATGAAGACATTGCGCAGGTTATGGCTATCAATCAGCACTCGGCCGTAAATTTGGTTTATGAGGCTCTCAAGTTGCTGCGCAGGCATTGGCGCATGGTAGTATTCATGCTGTACTTACCTTATATATAA
- a CDS encoding IS630 family transposase, producing MVAEQAGRTHLSLIAAIAPNGRLYLAVQDRPLISDEIVCFLNKLCSRYRKSNLLVIWDGASIHRSQAVKAFLSCKPGRVHLERLPAYSPELNPVELLWSHLKRSLKNQLFTSLEQFQAAVLKQMERLHGDPKLVTSFFRKKEVAFFTD from the coding sequence GTGGTTGCGGAGCAAGCCGGGCGTACTCATTTGAGTCTGATCGCAGCCATCGCCCCTAACGGCCGGTTGTATCTGGCCGTTCAGGATCGGCCTTTAATCAGCGATGAAATAGTGTGTTTTTTGAATAAGCTTTGTAGTCGCTATCGCAAGTCCAACCTATTGGTGATCTGGGATGGGGCTAGTATTCACCGTAGTCAAGCAGTCAAAGCATTTTTAAGCTGTAAACCAGGGCGAGTTCATCTGGAACGGCTACCGGCTTACAGTCCTGAATTGAACCCAGTGGAGTTACTCTGGAGCCATCTAAAGCGAAGTCTAAAGAACCAGTTGTTCACCTCGTTAGAGCAGTTTCAGGCAGCAGTACTTAAGCAAATGGAGCGCTTACACGGCGACCCTAAACTAGTTACCTCATTTTTCCGCAAGAAAGAAGTTGCTTTCTTTACGGATTAA
- a CDS encoding NAD(P)H-binding protein: protein MSKKVIVFGATGLMGKQIVKENLKVGNEVTVYIRQTEYPENINIITGDLNDESKITEAIKGFDVIVSAIGNRNYEDPTMVVAPVGKLLSKSVSDNQRLILVFGSGLTLHNNKTLRRDLPGQPEFLKNQRADHWEAYINIAPLDINYLFICPTMVAEGDADKNYLSQENYFPKSEAKQIFSGNVGHFIATEIVENKYNKTRIGLVNN, encoded by the coding sequence ATGTCAAAAAAAGTAATCGTTTTTGGAGCAACAGGCTTAATGGGAAAACAAATCGTAAAGGAAAATTTAAAAGTAGGAAATGAAGTAACAGTCTACATCCGCCAAACTGAATATCCTGAAAACATAAACATTATAACAGGAGATCTCAATGATGAAAGCAAAATTACTGAAGCCATAAAAGGTTTTGATGTAATTGTTTCTGCAATTGGAAACCGAAACTATGAAGACCCAACAATGGTAGTTGCACCTGTTGGAAAATTATTATCAAAATCTGTTTCGGATAATCAAAGATTAATTTTAGTATTTGGTTCAGGACTTACATTACACAACAACAAAACATTGCGTAGAGATTTACCAGGGCAACCAGAATTTTTGAAAAACCAAAGAGCTGACCATTGGGAAGCCTACATCAACATTGCACCATTAGATATTAACTATCTTTTCATCTGCCCAACAATGGTGGCAGAGGGCGATGCCGATAAAAATTATCTATCACAAGAAAATTATTTCCCGAAAAGTGAAGCAAAACAAATTTTTTCAGGAAACGTGGGGCATTTTATCGCAACAGAAATTGTGGAAAATAAATACAACAAAACAAGGATAGGATTAGTAAACAATTAA
- a CDS encoding winged helix-turn-helix domain-containing protein has translation MSSQQLVDLVNQLNKGIEHHGFSGAVWTRPRVNEVIKTCFGLSYDLSQVGRLLKKVGWSRQKPQRKDRQQDAQAVTHWRQEWLAELKKSQG, from the coding sequence TTGTCGAGCCAACAATTGGTCGACTTGGTTAACCAACTTAATAAAGGGATAGAGCACCACGGATTTTCAGGAGCTGTTTGGACCAGGCCGCGTGTCAACGAGGTTATCAAGACATGTTTTGGCTTAAGCTATGATCTCTCCCAAGTAGGGCGTCTACTTAAAAAAGTAGGATGGAGTCGGCAGAAACCTCAAAGAAAAGACCGTCAGCAGGATGCTCAGGCTGTTACCCACTGGCGGCAGGAGTGGCTAGCTGAACTTAAAAAAAGCCAAGGCTGA
- a CDS encoding helix-turn-helix domain-containing protein, which translates to MASYKQSDYEALRRRCVELEQAGWKQQAIAQAFGLTQGWVSRTLTKYQQKGTVG; encoded by the coding sequence ATGGCCAGCTACAAACAAAGTGATTATGAAGCTTTACGGCGACGTTGTGTCGAACTCGAACAAGCCGGTTGGAAGCAGCAAGCTATAGCTCAGGCGTTTGGTCTAACTCAAGGCTGGGTCAGTCGAACCCTGACCAAATATCAACAAAAAGGCACTGTAGGGTAG
- a CDS encoding winged helix-turn-helix domain-containing protein, producing MASYKQTEYEVLRRRCAALDQLGWKQVAIAQALGLTQGWVSRTLSKYRQKGQDALTWRKPPGASPRLANEQLVQLVVELNKGAEYHGFPGHIWTRPRVNEVIKKLFGVSYDPSQIGRLLKKVEWSRQKPQPKARQQNPQRVEQWRAERLPELKKSPD from the coding sequence ATGGCCAGCTACAAACAAACTGAATATGAGGTGCTACGCCGACGCTGTGCCGCTTTGGACCAGCTGGGCTGGAAACAGGTGGCTATCGCCCAAGCGTTGGGATTAACTCAAGGTTGGGTAAGTCGCACCTTGAGCAAATATCGTCAGAAGGGGCAGGACGCTTTAACTTGGCGTAAACCGCCCGGTGCTTCACCACGGCTAGCCAATGAGCAGTTAGTTCAGCTGGTTGTAGAGCTAAATAAAGGTGCTGAGTATCATGGTTTTCCGGGTCACATTTGGACCCGTCCTCGTGTCAATGAAGTGATCAAAAAACTCTTTGGGGTTAGTTATGACCCTTCACAAATAGGCCGTTTATTGAAGAAAGTAGAGTGGAGCCGTCAGAAACCGCAGCCCAAAGCGCGTCAACAGAATCCGCAACGGGTCGAGCAATGGCGAGCCGAACGGTTGCCCGAGCTTAAAAAAAGCCCAGACTGA
- a CDS encoding AraC family transcriptional regulator, which translates to MFKTISISDLINQPHRQVDFLVDKFEDMVEPENIEFPHKHNFYEILWITKGNSNQNINYKNYTISENTLFFISPSQLHMFEKWENIKGFVVLFTEQFFLQIFQNKNILFEISYLDNLHENPFLQLKKEDINTVQPVIDLLYYECKSIEQSTETVQALLLILLRRIQKLFSIQSYQKSSNQQIVIFKQFKNLVEVNFAKSIPISQYASLLNISAHQLNSFVKATSGKTTTEIIKERVVLEAQQLLNFSEFTISQISYKLGFEDSSYFARYFKKHTGLSPQDFRKTLS; encoded by the coding sequence ATGTTCAAAACCATATCCATTAGTGACCTTATCAACCAACCTCATAGACAGGTTGATTTTCTTGTGGACAAATTTGAAGATATGGTAGAACCTGAAAATATTGAGTTTCCACATAAGCACAATTTTTACGAAATTTTGTGGATTACAAAAGGCAATAGCAATCAAAATATTAACTATAAAAACTATACAATTTCAGAAAATACTTTATTTTTTATTTCGCCTAGTCAATTGCACATGTTTGAAAAGTGGGAAAACATTAAAGGGTTTGTTGTTTTATTTACAGAACAATTTTTCCTTCAAATATTTCAAAATAAAAACATTCTTTTTGAGATTTCCTATTTAGATAATCTTCACGAAAATCCATTTTTACAACTAAAAAAAGAAGACATCAATACTGTTCAGCCTGTTATTGATTTACTCTACTATGAATGTAAAAGCATTGAACAATCAACCGAAACAGTGCAAGCATTATTGTTAATATTGTTGAGACGAATCCAGAAATTATTTTCTATACAAAGCTATCAAAAAAGCAGCAACCAACAAATTGTAATTTTCAAACAATTTAAAAATTTAGTAGAGGTAAATTTCGCTAAAAGCATTCCTATTTCTCAATACGCTTCTCTATTAAATATATCAGCACATCAATTAAACTCATTTGTAAAAGCAACCAGTGGAAAAACTACCACTGAAATAATAAAAGAACGAGTTGTTTTAGAAGCTCAACAATTACTAAATTTTTCAGAATTCACAATAAGCCAAATTTCTTACAAACTCGGTTTTGAAGATAGTAGCTACTTTGCGCGATACTTCAAAAAACATACCGGACTTTCACCACAAGATTTTAGAAAAACCCTTTCCTAA
- a CDS encoding FecR domain-containing protein — protein sequence MKKYHSYTIDDFVQDVYFRKWVYGTLPEQDHFWQTWLTTHPEQENTIEQARLIVLSIRIDEVSVDPREMEEAIQQILDDRVLIRHLPVYQRTWFRIVASVVLLCGISYGVWQRFLPSTHSGGITMLPTQTQAVSHRRVVALPDGSKVTLERNSDLRVSAVFDQDKREVTLVGEAFFEVVKNPAKPFLVNTGKIVTRVLGTSFRIKAYDKDSSISVSVSTGKVTVFRKRGPQTDQTFLSDEVILNPNQRAVFVRAGEQFIKTLVEKPVIVRATVQKNLFEFNETPVPQVLKILEEAYGVNMEYNAEVLSSCNLTASLNNQDLYQKLDLICEAIHAQYKIADGQIILSGRGCN from the coding sequence ATGAAAAAATACCATTCATATACTATAGACGATTTCGTTCAGGACGTTTACTTCCGGAAGTGGGTGTATGGGACACTACCCGAGCAAGACCACTTCTGGCAAACCTGGCTGACCACGCATCCCGAGCAGGAGAATACCATCGAGCAGGCCCGCCTTATTGTGTTGAGTATACGAATAGACGAGGTATCAGTCGATCCCCGCGAGATGGAGGAAGCTATCCAGCAAATTTTAGATGACCGGGTTCTAATCCGCCATTTACCTGTTTATCAGCGTACATGGTTCCGTATAGTGGCTTCAGTTGTACTGCTTTGTGGCATCAGTTATGGTGTATGGCAACGGTTTTTACCCAGTACACATTCCGGTGGCATAACGATGCTACCAACCCAAACGCAGGCAGTCAGCCATAGGCGGGTCGTTGCTCTGCCAGATGGTAGTAAGGTCACCCTGGAGCGGAACAGTGATTTAAGGGTGAGTGCTGTATTTGACCAGGACAAGCGCGAAGTAACGCTGGTTGGGGAGGCATTTTTCGAGGTAGTAAAAAATCCGGCCAAACCCTTCCTGGTCAACACAGGCAAAATAGTTACCCGTGTGCTGGGAACCAGTTTTCGCATAAAGGCTTACGACAAGGATAGTAGTATATCGGTATCCGTAAGTACGGGTAAAGTGACTGTGTTTAGGAAGAGGGGCCCACAAACCGACCAGACGTTCTTATCGGATGAGGTGATTTTAAATCCGAACCAGCGGGCTGTATTCGTGAGGGCCGGGGAACAATTCATTAAGACACTGGTCGAAAAACCAGTTATCGTTAGAGCTACCGTTCAAAAGAACCTATTTGAATTCAATGAAACGCCGGTCCCACAAGTACTCAAAATATTGGAAGAAGCCTATGGGGTGAACATGGAATATAACGCCGAAGTGCTGTCGAGTTGCAATTTAACCGCATCATTAAATAACCAGGATTTATACCAAAAACTCGATCTGATTTGTGAGGCTATCCATGCTCAGTATAAAATTGCCGATGGTCAGATTATCCTTTCCGGTCGTGGCTGTAACTGA
- a CDS encoding type 1 glutamine amidotransferase domain-containing protein: MKKSILITALAFFAMFNLSNAQTKKSKTMKIVLVVSNQVKSETTGYPIGFWLSELAQPYQTFKEAGYDITIASPDGGKIIFDGWSDPESPNVRELDLVSTGFKHHSKTVALMENTVKLEEVKAENFDGIFVVGGLGPMQTFYNNEKLHQFFVQFYEEGKASATICHGSCILLKTKLSNGKLLAEGKKWTGFCNSEEDIVDKNAGKKMQPFRIEDEAKKMNTKYVTGSSPYKSFAVADGNLISGQQGSSGKETAELVVKFLTKK, encoded by the coding sequence ATGAAAAAATCAATTTTAATCACAGCACTTGCATTTTTTGCAATGTTCAATTTATCAAATGCTCAAACAAAAAAATCTAAAACGATGAAAATCGTACTTGTAGTTTCAAACCAAGTAAAATCAGAAACAACAGGGTATCCAATTGGTTTTTGGTTATCCGAATTAGCACAACCGTATCAAACCTTTAAAGAAGCAGGTTATGACATTACAATCGCATCACCTGATGGCGGAAAAATTATTTTTGATGGATGGAGCGACCCCGAAAGTCCAAACGTAAGAGAGTTGGATTTGGTAAGCACGGGATTCAAACACCATTCTAAAACCGTTGCCTTAATGGAAAATACTGTTAAATTAGAGGAGGTAAAAGCCGAAAATTTTGATGGAATATTTGTCGTAGGTGGTTTGGGGCCGATGCAAACTTTTTACAACAATGAAAAATTACATCAATTCTTTGTCCAGTTTTACGAAGAAGGAAAAGCATCAGCCACTATTTGCCACGGTTCTTGTATTTTATTAAAAACAAAATTGAGCAATGGAAAATTATTAGCCGAAGGTAAAAAATGGACTGGATTTTGTAACTCAGAAGAGGATATTGTAGACAAAAATGCAGGAAAAAAAATGCAACCATTTAGGATAGAAGACGAAGCCAAAAAAATGAATACGAAATATGTTACAGGTTCATCGCCTTATAAATCATTTGCCGTAGCAGACGGAAATTTAATAAGTGGACAACAAGGAAGTAGCGGAAAAGAAACAGCAGAACTGGTGGTTAAATTCTTAACTAAAAAATAA
- a CDS encoding IS630 family transposase, whose protein sequence is MILYVDESACYLLPMLGLTWAPRGQTPVLLEQAGRDHLSLIAAIAPNGRIYVAGQDHSFSGEDIVWFLGKLCSRYRKRDLLIIWDGASIHSGEAVKTFLKERPGRINLERLPAYSPELNPTELVWNQIKQRLKNQVFLSLEDLSVTVLEQLSLLEKNRKLIQVFFQKKEVAFFTG, encoded by the coding sequence GTGATTTTGTATGTCGATGAGTCTGCCTGTTATTTGTTGCCCATGCTAGGACTCACCTGGGCACCACGGGGGCAAACACCTGTGCTCCTGGAGCAGGCAGGTCGAGATCATCTAAGCTTAATTGCTGCGATTGCTCCCAATGGCCGCATTTATGTCGCTGGGCAGGACCATTCCTTCAGCGGGGAAGATATAGTATGGTTTCTGGGCAAGCTCTGTAGCCGCTATCGCAAGCGCGATTTGCTCATCATCTGGGATGGCGCTTCGATTCATAGCGGTGAAGCCGTTAAAACATTCCTAAAAGAGCGACCTGGACGGATTAATCTAGAACGTTTGCCCGCTTATAGTCCAGAGCTAAATCCTACGGAGTTAGTGTGGAACCAGATCAAACAGCGGCTGAAAAACCAAGTATTTCTTTCACTAGAAGACCTGAGCGTAACGGTTTTAGAGCAGCTTAGTCTATTAGAGAAGAATCGAAAACTGATTCAGGTCTTCTTCCAGAAGAAGGAAGTCGCCTTCTTTACGGGTTAA